The following coding sequences lie in one SAR202 cluster bacterium genomic window:
- a CDS encoding Fic family protein — MDFHEILCLSIKFQEQGLFFMRRGNSIKFSGPVTVFRERWLPESATPAGYSALVEAYDLSAPLPRTLAAIGERHRVIEKDGWRILTPRHAPHPTLEGHLTFALKYEGLDLAILKRLILAIGPGAFEALVRARPTGVYSRRLWFLYEWLTSTRLDLLDATTGRYVSVVDTDLQWAASGANSPRHRVRNNLPGIPGFCPMVFRTETLDRYVALGMQQRALEAVADVPRDIIARTAAFLLLKDSRASYAIEGERAPHDRMQRWARAIGEAGKKPLELRELLRLQRIVIGDARFVRLGLRTDGGFVGEHDRDTRMPLPYHISARPEDLPSLVNGLIAFEKGAVQQLDPVIAAAVLAFGFVYAHPLEDGNGRLHRYLIHHVLAQRGFNPPGVVFPVSAAILDRIEEYRRVLEDYSARLLPVVDWEPTAESNVRVLNDTGDFYRFFDATPHAEFLYACVQQTVEEDLPKETDFLRRYDRFRSQVATIVDMPDMTSDLLFRFLRQNDGRLSRRAREREFSALTDAEAGQIEDAYREAWQRSD; from the coding sequence ATGGATTTTCACGAAATATTGTGCTTGAGCATTAAATTTCAGGAACAAGGACTGTTTTTCATGAGAAGAGGCAATAGCATCAAGTTTTCAGGGCCAGTGACCGTATTTCGGGAACGATGGCTTCCAGAGAGTGCCACGCCTGCTGGTTACAGCGCCCTTGTAGAAGCCTATGACCTCTCCGCGCCTTTGCCACGCACCCTTGCCGCCATTGGCGAGCGCCACAGGGTGATAGAAAAGGACGGTTGGCGCATCCTGACACCGCGCCACGCGCCCCACCCAACTCTGGAAGGGCATCTGACATTTGCGCTCAAGTACGAAGGGTTAGACCTCGCCATTCTCAAGCGCCTCATTCTGGCCATTGGCCCCGGGGCCTTTGAAGCACTGGTGCGTGCTAGACCCACGGGCGTGTACTCTCGCCGCTTATGGTTTCTCTACGAGTGGCTGACAAGCACACGCTTGGACCTCCTGGACGCAACTACGGGCCGCTACGTCTCGGTGGTTGACACCGATCTGCAATGGGCTGCCTCTGGGGCTAACTCCCCTCGGCATCGAGTCAGAAACAACCTACCCGGCATACCCGGCTTCTGTCCTATGGTGTTTCGTACCGAGACTTTGGACCGATACGTTGCACTTGGGATGCAACAGCGCGCTCTGGAGGCCGTCGCAGACGTTCCGCGCGACATAATTGCCCGGACCGCCGCATTCTTGCTCCTTAAAGACTCGCGTGCAAGCTATGCGATAGAGGGAGAGCGGGCCCCCCATGACCGGATGCAACGTTGGGCGCGCGCCATTGGCGAAGCCGGCAAAAAGCCCCTTGAGCTCCGGGAATTGCTGCGGCTGCAACGTATCGTCATAGGAGATGCCCGCTTCGTGCGGTTGGGGCTGCGGACAGACGGAGGATTCGTGGGGGAGCACGACCGCGACACGCGAATGCCGCTGCCGTACCACATCAGTGCCAGGCCCGAGGACCTGCCGTCCCTTGTCAATGGGCTCATTGCTTTCGAGAAAGGCGCCGTCCAGCAGCTCGACCCCGTCATCGCGGCAGCGGTACTGGCTTTTGGGTTCGTGTATGCCCACCCCCTGGAGGATGGGAACGGCCGGCTCCATCGCTATCTTATCCACCACGTGCTTGCCCAACGCGGCTTCAACCCGCCCGGAGTCGTATTCCCGGTGTCGGCTGCTATTCTGGATCGGATCGAGGAGTATCGCAGAGTGCTTGAGGACTATTCGGCCCGTCTCCTGCCGGTGGTCGATTGGGAACCCACCGCCGAGTCCAATGTTCGAGTCCTAAACGACACAGGAGACTTCTACCGGTTCTTTGATGCGACGCCACACGCGGAGTTTCTATACGCCTGCGTCCAGCAGACCGTCGAGGAGGACCTTCCTAAAGAGACAGACTTCTTGCGCCGCTACGACCGGTTCCGCAGCCAGGTGGCGACAATTGTAGACATGCCGGACATGACGTCGGACCTGCTTTTCCGGTTCCTCCGTCAGAACGATGGGCGCCTTTCCAGGAGGGCGCGTGAAAGGGAGTTCAGCGCGCTGACAGACGCCGAGGCAGGGCAGATCGAGGACGCTTACCGAGAGGCATGGCAGCGGAGCGATTAG